The window GCTCTCCCAGTTGTGCCGTTTGTCCGCTGGCCAGGGTTAAAAATACACCGGCATGTTTCCAGAGCCTGCCCGGCTTTCCTGAGTACTGCGTTTCCGAATATTTTGTTCCCGAGTGCAAGCGGTTTTGCAAGTATGCCGTTACGGAAATATGATAACTAATCATCTAAAAAAGTCCGGGAAAAACTGGATGGACGGGATTAAAATAATTAATTAAAGAATAGATGCCGATTAAAATAAACAGGCCAGCCACCCAGAAGATCACTATTTTCCGGCGGTTCCAGGTTGTAAAGTCCCACAGGTAAAAATACAAAAGCATATACGGACACAGGAACAGGAAAAGCCAGGTGATATCCACAAGCCCCACCCCCCTCCAGCATTGCCGAACTACCCGGGCGCGTTGTCATGCAGTATCTCTAATCATAATTATACTATATCATTTTTTAAGACACGGGTATGCATGTAAAAAAAGCAGGCTGTTCTGGTGATAACCCAGCCTGCATTTTTTTCGCTCCCGAGTTAAAAGGAGGAACCGGAAGTTATAATAATTGTTTTGCCCAAAAGCCCAAATTTGCACCGCAAATGCTAACGTCCCTGGAATTGCGGCTTGCGCTTGTTTAAAAAGGCCGTAATACCTTCTTCCCGGTCGGCCGTGGCAAAGACCAGCCCGAAAAGATCGGCCTCGTGGACCAGGGCCTTTTCCAGGTCCATTTCCAGTCCTTCATTCACGGCTTCCTTGGTCAACCGTACAGCCACCGGTCCCCGGGCGGCAATGCGCCCGGCCATCCCCCGGCAAAAGTTAAGCAACTCCTCAGCCGGAACCACATGATTCACCAGGCCGATGCGCCTGGCGGTTTCGGCATCAAACATATCCGCCGTAAATAAAATCTCCTTGGCCAGGCCGGGGTTGACCAGTCTGGTTAAACGCTGGGTTCCGCCGAAACCGGCAATTAAACCAAGATTCACCTCCGGTTGACCGAATTTAGCCTTTTCCGAGGCAACGCGAATATCACAGGCCATGGCCAGTTCGCACCCACCGCCCAGGGCAAAGCCATTGACGGCAGCAATTACCGGTTTGGGCAGGTTTTCAATCTTGCTCAATACTTTCTGTCCCAGCCGGGCAAAATCTTTAGCCTCCAGGGGGGTCAGCTTGCTCATAAAGGCAATGTCTGCCCCGGCCACAAAGGCCTTCTCCCCCGCACCGGTAATAATGATCACCCGCACCGCCGGGTCTGCCCCCAGCTCCTCAATGGCTCCGTCAATTTCGGTAAGCGTCTCGGCATTCAGTGCGTTCAACACCTGCGGCCGGTTGATGGTGAGTATGGCCACCGGGCCATCCTTTTCCACCAGAATATTGTTCCAGGACATTATCCAACCTCCTCTGTTCCGCAAACCTTCAGGCCAGAAGTCACTGGTTGTAAACGTAGAATCCCCGGCCGGTTTTGCGGCCTAACCAGCCGGCGGCTACGTATTTTCTCAGGAGGGGACAGGGCCGGTACTTGCTGTCGCCCAGCTCCCTGTGCAGTACTTCCATGATGTAAAGACAGGTATCCAGGCCAATAAGATCCGCCAGGGCCAGGGGCCCCATGGGATGGTTCATACCCAGTTTCATCACCTGGTCCACTGCTTCGGGAGTGGCTAT is drawn from Desulfofundulus luciae and contains these coding sequences:
- a CDS encoding enoyl-CoA hydratase-related protein, which codes for MSWNNILVEKDGPVAILTINRPQVLNALNAETLTEIDGAIEELGADPAVRVIIITGAGEKAFVAGADIAFMSKLTPLEAKDFARLGQKVLSKIENLPKPVIAAVNGFALGGGCELAMACDIRVASEKAKFGQPEVNLGLIAGFGGTQRLTRLVNPGLAKEILFTADMFDAETARRIGLVNHVVPAEELLNFCRGMAGRIAARGPVAVRLTKEAVNEGLEMDLEKALVHEADLFGLVFATADREEGITAFLNKRKPQFQGR